From one Mycolicibacterium sp. HK-90 genomic stretch:
- a CDS encoding ATP-dependent DNA helicase — protein sequence MASPTKPSREVANVVTNLLKIAVKGLGGASRPGQVEMAAAVAHAFESGEHLAVQAGTGTGKSLAYLVPSIARALQTEQPVVVSTATIALQRQLVDRDLPRLVNSLADALPRKPTFALLKGRGNYLCLNKIHNGATEEPTDRPQEELFSPMAVSAMGRDVQRLTEWSSDTETGDRDELTPGVPDRSWSQVSVSARECIGVSRCQFGTDCFAERAREKAGAADVVVTNHALLAIDALSDFAVLPEYELLVVDEAHELADRVTGVATAELSATSMAVAHRRMARLVDDELAQRFEAAVTTLSSLLHETEAGRIDVLDEELGIYLTALRDAANAARTAIDTTPSDPQAASARTEAVTALNDVSDTATRILTSFVPAIPDRVDVVWVEQFEPPGAGNAPAPRTGGRTLLRVAPMSVAGLLRTRLFAHSTAVLTSATLTLGGNFDAMARNWGLGGYADAGEPAKPGGSGEPAKPGWRGLDVGSPFDHAKSAILYVAKHLPPPGRDGTDTRTLDEIEGLITAAGGRTLGLFSSMRAAKAAAEVMRGRLSTPVLCQGEDTTSALVQQFSDDPETSLFGTLSLWQGVDVPGPSLSLVLIDRIPFPRPDDPLLTARQRAISAHGGNGFMAVAANHAALLLAQGTGRLLRHTDDRGVIAVLDSRLATARYGGYLRSSLPPFWSTTDPDRVRQSLKRLRGAG from the coding sequence ATGGCAAGCCCTACCAAGCCATCCCGCGAGGTGGCCAACGTGGTGACCAACCTCCTCAAGATCGCGGTCAAGGGGCTCGGTGGCGCGAGCCGGCCGGGCCAGGTCGAAATGGCTGCGGCGGTGGCGCACGCCTTCGAGTCCGGCGAGCACCTGGCCGTGCAGGCCGGCACCGGCACCGGCAAGTCGCTGGCCTACCTCGTGCCGTCGATCGCCCGGGCCTTGCAGACCGAGCAGCCGGTCGTGGTGTCGACGGCCACGATCGCCCTGCAGCGTCAGCTCGTCGACCGCGACCTACCCCGGCTGGTGAACTCACTGGCCGACGCGCTCCCCCGCAAACCCACCTTCGCACTGCTGAAGGGCCGCGGAAACTATCTGTGCCTCAACAAAATTCACAACGGCGCCACCGAGGAGCCGACAGACCGGCCGCAGGAAGAGCTGTTCTCCCCCATGGCGGTCAGCGCGATGGGCCGGGACGTGCAGCGCCTGACGGAGTGGTCCTCGGACACCGAGACCGGTGACCGCGACGAGCTGACCCCCGGCGTGCCGGACCGGTCCTGGTCCCAGGTGAGTGTGTCGGCGCGCGAATGCATCGGGGTCTCGCGGTGCCAGTTCGGCACCGACTGTTTCGCGGAGCGGGCACGGGAAAAGGCCGGTGCGGCCGACGTCGTCGTGACCAATCACGCGCTGCTCGCCATCGACGCGCTCTCCGATTTCGCGGTGCTGCCCGAGTACGAGCTGCTGGTCGTCGACGAGGCGCACGAACTGGCCGACCGGGTGACCGGCGTGGCCACCGCCGAGTTGTCGGCGACGTCCATGGCGGTGGCGCACCGCAGGATGGCACGGCTGGTGGATGACGAACTGGCCCAACGTTTCGAGGCCGCGGTCACGACGCTGTCCTCACTGCTGCACGAGACCGAGGCCGGCCGCATCGATGTGCTCGACGAGGAGCTGGGCATCTACCTGACCGCGCTGCGTGACGCGGCCAATGCGGCGCGGACGGCGATCGACACCACACCCAGTGACCCGCAGGCCGCCTCGGCCCGCACCGAAGCCGTCACGGCGCTGAACGACGTCAGCGACACCGCGACCCGCATCCTCACCTCGTTCGTCCCCGCCATCCCCGACCGCGTCGACGTGGTCTGGGTGGAACAGTTCGAACCACCCGGCGCCGGGAATGCACCGGCCCCGCGGACCGGAGGCCGAACCCTGCTGCGGGTGGCGCCGATGTCGGTGGCGGGCCTGTTGCGTACCAGGTTGTTCGCCCACAGCACCGCGGTGCTGACCTCGGCCACGCTCACCCTCGGCGGGAACTTCGATGCGATGGCACGCAACTGGGGACTGGGCGGTTACGCCGACGCCGGCGAGCCGGCCAAACCGGGCGGGTCCGGCGAGCCGGCCAAACCGGGCTGGCGCGGGCTCGATGTCGGCTCCCCCTTCGACCATGCGAAGTCCGCGATCCTCTACGTCGCCAAGCACCTACCGCCGCCGGGGCGGGACGGCACCGACACGAGGACTCTGGACGAGATCGAGGGGCTGATCACCGCGGCGGGCGGCCGCACCCTCGGCCTGTTCTCGTCGATGCGCGCGGCCAAGGCCGCCGCCGAGGTGATGCGCGGGCGGCTGTCCACCCCGGTGCTGTGCCAGGGCGAGGACACCACTTCGGCTCTGGTGCAACAGTTCTCCGACGATCCCGAGACCTCACTGTTCGGCACCCTGTCCCTGTGGCAGGGCGTCGATGTCCCGGGACCGTCGCTGTCACTCGTGCTGATCGACCGCATCCCGTTCCCGCGCCCCGACGATCCGCTGTTGACCGCCCGCCAACGCGCCATCAGTGCCCACGGCGGCAACGGCTTCATGGCGGTCGCCGCCAACCATGCCGCACTGCTGCTCGCCCAGGGCACCGGAAGGTTGCTGCGCCACACCGACGACCGCGGGGTGATCGCCGTCCTGGACTCCCGGCTGGCAACCGCGCGCTACGG
- a CDS encoding M67 family metallopeptidase, producing the protein MLVIRRDLVESMVAHARADHPDEACGVIAGPEGSDRPERFIAMVNAERSPTFYRFDSGEQLKVWRGLEEAGDAPIVIYHSHTATEAYPSRTDISLAQEPDAHYVLVSTRDPEEHELRSYRIIDGVVTEEPVDIVEQY; encoded by the coding sequence GTGCTGGTGATCCGCCGGGATCTCGTCGAGTCGATGGTGGCGCACGCCCGCGCCGACCACCCCGACGAGGCATGTGGGGTGATCGCCGGGCCGGAGGGCTCCGACCGCCCCGAGCGGTTCATCGCGATGGTCAACGCCGAGCGCTCACCGACCTTCTACCGGTTCGATTCGGGTGAGCAGCTCAAGGTGTGGCGCGGCTTAGAAGAAGCAGGCGATGCTCCGATTGTCATCTACCACTCGCACACCGCCACCGAGGCCTACCCGAGCCGCACCGACATCTCCCTGGCCCAAGAACCCGATGCGCACTATGTGCTGGTCTCGACCCGAGATCCGGAGGAGCACGAGCTGCGCAGCTACCGAATCATCGACGGCGTCGTCACCGAGGAACCCGTCGACATCGTCGAGCAGTACTAG
- a CDS encoding nicotinate phosphoribosyltransferase, which produces MTVALLTDKYELTMLAAALRDGTAHRRTTFEVFARRLPEGRRYGVVAGTGRFVEALAQFTFSPNELETLSEFLDSATLDFLAGYRFGGDVDGYPEGELYFPGSPVLSVHGTFAECVVLETLVLSILNHDTAIASAAARMASAAAGRPMIEMGSRRTHELAAVAAARAAYLAGFTGSSNLAAQQRYGVPALGTAAHAYTLLHTTESGPDEQAAFRGQVAALGVGTTLLVDTYDITAGVANAIAAAGPQLGAVRIDSGDLGVLARQVRQQLDDLGATGTQIVVSGDLDEFSIAALRAEPVDSYGVGTSVVTGSGAPTAGMVYKLVEVDGMPVAKRSSHKESHGGRKRALRLAKASGTIVEEVVHPYEQVPEEPSGLTARGLTVPLVAGGVPVKGHHPADDLPTTRKRVAAGLHSLPWDGLKLSRGEPAIPTRVVSPVQNR; this is translated from the coding sequence GTGACCGTCGCGTTGCTCACCGACAAGTACGAGCTGACGATGCTCGCCGCCGCGCTTCGCGACGGCACGGCGCACCGCCGCACCACGTTCGAGGTCTTCGCCCGCCGGCTGCCGGAAGGCCGTCGCTACGGCGTGGTCGCCGGCACCGGGCGGTTCGTGGAAGCGTTGGCACAGTTCACCTTCTCCCCGAACGAGCTGGAGACGCTGTCGGAGTTCCTGGACTCGGCGACATTGGATTTCCTGGCCGGCTACCGGTTCGGCGGCGATGTCGACGGCTACCCCGAGGGCGAGCTCTACTTTCCCGGTTCTCCGGTGCTTTCCGTGCACGGAACCTTCGCCGAGTGCGTGGTGCTGGAGACCCTGGTGCTGTCAATCCTCAACCACGACACGGCGATCGCCTCGGCCGCCGCCCGGATGGCGAGCGCCGCCGCCGGCCGGCCGATGATCGAGATGGGTTCACGGCGCACCCACGAGCTGGCCGCGGTGGCCGCCGCCCGCGCGGCCTATCTGGCCGGGTTCACCGGCTCGTCCAACCTGGCGGCCCAGCAGCGCTACGGGGTTCCCGCGCTGGGCACCGCGGCCCACGCCTACACGCTGCTGCACACCACCGAATCCGGGCCGGACGAGCAGGCCGCCTTCCGCGGTCAGGTGGCCGCCCTCGGAGTCGGCACCACGCTGCTGGTGGACACCTACGACATCACCGCCGGCGTGGCCAACGCGATCGCGGCGGCCGGACCTCAACTGGGCGCGGTGCGCATCGACTCGGGCGACCTGGGTGTGCTGGCCCGTCAGGTGCGCCAGCAGCTCGACGATCTGGGCGCCACCGGAACCCAGATCGTGGTCTCCGGGGACCTCGACGAATTCTCGATCGCCGCCCTGCGCGCCGAGCCCGTCGACAGCTACGGCGTCGGCACCTCCGTCGTCACCGGATCGGGCGCACCGACCGCGGGCATGGTCTACAAATTGGTCGAGGTCGACGGCATGCCGGTGGCCAAGCGCAGCAGTCACAAGGAATCCCACGGCGGCCGCAAGCGGGCGCTTCGGCTGGCCAAAGCCTCGGGCACGATCGTCGAAGAAGTGGTCCATCCGTATGAGCAGGTGCCCGAGGAGCCATCGGGCCTGACCGCGCGCGGGTTGACCGTGCCGCTGGTGGCCGGCGGCGTCCCGGTGAAAGGACACCACCCGGCCGACGATCTGCCCACCACGCGCAAACGGGTGGCCGCGGGTCTCCACAGCCTGCCGTGGGACGGCCTCAAACTCTCGCGTGGCGAACCGGCCATCCCGACCCGGGTCGTGTCACCCGTGCAGAACCGTTAG
- the murI gene encoding glutamate racemase encodes MNNAFAPVGIFDSGVGGLTVARAIIDQLPDEDIIYVGDTGNGPYGPLAIPEIRAHSLAIGDDLVARGVKALVIACNTASSACLRDARERYSPVPVVEVILPAVRRAVAATRNGRIGVIGTAATIASGAYQDAFAAARDTEVIGVACPRFVDFVERGVTSGRQVLGLAEGYLEPLQRAEVDTLVLGCTHYPMLSGLIQLAMGDNVTLVSSAEETAKDLLRMLTELDLLKPHESGPARRVFEATGDPEAFTALAARFLGPGLDGARQVRRHAGAGK; translated from the coding sequence ATGAACAACGCTTTCGCACCCGTCGGCATCTTCGACTCCGGCGTCGGCGGCCTGACCGTGGCCCGCGCGATCATCGACCAGTTGCCCGACGAGGACATCATCTATGTCGGTGACACCGGGAACGGTCCGTACGGCCCGTTGGCCATTCCCGAGATCCGGGCGCACTCGCTCGCGATCGGTGACGACCTCGTCGCCCGCGGCGTCAAGGCTCTGGTGATCGCCTGCAACACCGCGTCGTCGGCCTGCCTGCGCGACGCGCGCGAACGCTACTCGCCGGTGCCGGTGGTCGAGGTGATCCTCCCCGCGGTGCGGCGTGCGGTGGCGGCCACCCGCAACGGGCGGATCGGCGTGATCGGCACTGCGGCCACCATCGCCTCTGGCGCCTATCAGGACGCCTTCGCCGCGGCCCGCGACACCGAGGTGATCGGCGTGGCCTGCCCGCGGTTCGTCGACTTCGTGGAGCGCGGGGTGACCAGCGGCCGCCAGGTACTCGGACTCGCCGAGGGTTACCTCGAGCCCTTGCAGCGTGCAGAGGTCGACACCCTGGTGCTGGGGTGCACGCACTACCCGATGTTGTCCGGGCTCATCCAGTTGGCGATGGGCGACAACGTCACCCTGGTGTCCTCGGCCGAGGAGACCGCCAAGGACCTGCTCCGGATGCTCACCGAGCTCGATTTGCTGAAACCTCACGAATCCGGCCCGGCCCGACGGGTGTTCGAGGCCACCGGCGATCCTGAGGCGTTCACCGCGCTGGCCGCCCGCTTCCTGGGTCCGGGCCTGGACGGCGCGCGTCAGGTCCGGCGTCACGCCGGCGCCGGAAAATGA
- a CDS encoding MoaD/ThiS family protein has translation MSVTVSIPTILRPHTGGQKRVSASGDTLQAVIADLEANYSGISDRLVDNGKLHRFVNIYVNDEDVRFSGGLDTTIANGDSVTILPAVAGG, from the coding sequence ATTTCTGTCACCGTCTCCATCCCGACCATCCTCCGGCCCCACACCGGCGGGCAGAAGCGCGTCAGCGCCTCCGGCGACACCTTGCAGGCGGTGATCGCCGACCTCGAGGCCAACTACTCCGGGATCTCCGACCGATTGGTGGACAACGGAAAGCTTCACCGCTTCGTCAACATCTACGTCAACGACGAGGACGTGCGGTTCTCCGGTGGCCTGGACACCACCATCGCCAACGGCGATTCGGTGACGATCCTGCCCGCCGTCGCGGGCGGATAG
- the clpS gene encoding ATP-dependent Clp protease adapter ClpS, which translates to MVTPAKARPGTREERSVEAAPREDSATESPWVTIVWDDPVNLMTYVTYVFQKLFGYSEPHATKLMLQVHNEGKAVVSAGSRESMEVDVSKLHAAGLWATLQQDR; encoded by the coding sequence ATGGTTACACCGGCGAAGGCCCGACCGGGGACCCGTGAGGAGCGCAGTGTCGAGGCGGCGCCCCGGGAAGATTCAGCCACGGAAAGCCCGTGGGTGACCATCGTCTGGGACGATCCGGTCAACCTGATGACCTATGTCACCTACGTCTTCCAGAAATTGTTCGGGTACAGCGAGCCGCACGCCACCAAGCTGATGCTGCAGGTGCACAACGAGGGCAAGGCAGTGGTGTCGGCCGGCAGTCGCGAGTCGATGGAAGTCGACGTGTCCAAACTGCACGCCGCCGGGCTGTGGGCCACCTTGCAACAGGACCGCTGA
- a CDS encoding cysteine synthase, with translation MTRYDSLLQALGNTPLVGLQHLSPRWDDTLDGEPPAPHVRLWAKLEDRNPTGSIKDRPALRMIEQAERDGLLSPGATILEPTSGNTGISLAMAALLKGYNMICVMPENTSIERRQILELYGAKIIFSPAEGGSNTAVATAKELAAENPSWVMLYQYGNPANTDAHYYGTGPELLADLPEITHFVAGLGTTGTLMGTGRFLREHVPGVQIVAAEPRYGEGVYALRNIDEGFIPELYDADVLTTRFSVGSYDAVKRTRDLVTREGIFAGISTGAVLHAALGMAAKAIKAGERADIAFVVADAGWKYLSTGAYAGSLDDAEDALEGQLWA, from the coding sequence ATGACCAGATACGACTCGCTGCTGCAGGCCCTCGGCAACACCCCGCTGGTCGGGTTGCAGCACCTGTCGCCGCGGTGGGACGACACGCTTGACGGGGAGCCCCCGGCACCGCACGTGCGGTTGTGGGCCAAGCTCGAAGACCGCAACCCGACCGGTTCGATCAAGGACCGGCCGGCCCTGCGCATGATCGAGCAGGCCGAGCGGGACGGGCTGTTGAGCCCGGGCGCCACCATCCTGGAACCCACCAGCGGCAACACCGGGATCTCGCTGGCGATGGCGGCGTTGCTCAAGGGCTACAACATGATCTGCGTGATGCCGGAGAACACCTCCATCGAGCGGCGTCAGATCCTCGAGCTCTACGGCGCCAAGATCATCTTCAGCCCGGCCGAGGGCGGTTCCAACACCGCTGTGGCGACCGCGAAAGAGCTCGCCGCGGAGAATCCGTCCTGGGTGATGCTGTACCAGTACGGCAACCCGGCCAACACCGACGCGCACTACTACGGCACCGGGCCGGAGCTTTTGGCAGACCTGCCCGAGATCACCCACTTCGTCGCGGGGCTGGGCACCACCGGGACCCTGATGGGCACCGGCCGGTTCCTGCGGGAGCATGTGCCGGGCGTCCAGATCGTGGCCGCCGAACCGCGCTACGGCGAGGGCGTGTACGCGTTGAGGAACATCGACGAGGGCTTCATCCCCGAGCTCTACGACGCCGACGTGTTGACCACCCGGTTCTCGGTGGGCTCCTACGACGCGGTCAAACGCACCCGTGATCTGGTCACCCGTGAAGGCATCTTCGCCGGTATCTCCACCGGCGCGGTGTTGCACGCCGCGCTGGGCATGGCGGCCAAGGCGATCAAGGCCGGCGAGCGGGCCGACATCGCCTTCGTTGTGGCCGATGCCGGTTGGAAGTATCTGTCGACCGGCGCCTACGCCGGTAGCCTGGATGACGCCGAGGACGCGTTGGAAGGGCAGCTATGGGCGTGA
- a CDS encoding P1 family peptidase — MTGSITDVRGILVGHHHRIDPDVSLGSGWASGSTVVLAPPGTVGAVDGRGGAPGTRETDLLDPINTVRHVDAVVLTGGSAYGLAAADGVMTWLEEQGRGVSMDGGVVPIVPAAVIFDLPVGGWANRPTAEFGYAAAAAAGPQFALGTVGGGVGARAGVLKGGVGTASVVLDCGVTVGALVVLNAAGDVVDPATGLPWMAQLIEEFGLIAPPAGELAGYADLHRELGPLNTTIAVVATDAALSPAGCRRVAVAAHDGLARTISPCHTPLDGDTVFALATGAITVEPDEKTPVAMSPETALVTRVGAAAADCLAHAVMVGLLAAESVAGIPTYRDMLPGAFE; from the coding sequence ATGACCGGTTCGATCACCGACGTGCGCGGCATCCTGGTCGGCCATCACCACCGCATCGATCCGGACGTGTCGCTGGGCTCGGGGTGGGCGTCGGGTTCGACAGTGGTGCTCGCCCCGCCCGGGACCGTCGGCGCCGTGGACGGGCGCGGCGGAGCGCCGGGCACCCGCGAGACCGATCTGCTCGACCCGATCAACACCGTGCGCCATGTCGATGCCGTGGTCCTGACCGGAGGCAGTGCCTACGGTCTGGCGGCCGCCGACGGGGTGATGACCTGGCTGGAGGAACAGGGCCGCGGGGTGTCGATGGATGGCGGCGTGGTGCCGATCGTGCCCGCCGCGGTGATCTTCGATCTGCCCGTGGGCGGCTGGGCCAACCGGCCTACCGCCGAGTTCGGCTACGCGGCCGCCGCCGCGGCGGGCCCGCAGTTCGCGCTCGGCACCGTCGGCGGTGGAGTCGGTGCCCGGGCCGGCGTGCTCAAGGGCGGTGTCGGGACCGCCTCGGTGGTGCTGGACTGCGGGGTCACCGTCGGTGCCCTGGTGGTGCTGAACGCCGCCGGTGACGTGGTGGACCCGGCGACCGGGCTGCCCTGGATGGCGCAGCTGATCGAGGAGTTCGGACTGATCGCGCCGCCGGCCGGTGAGCTGGCCGGTTATGCCGACCTGCATCGGGAACTGGGTCCGCTCAACACCACCATCGCAGTCGTCGCCACCGACGCCGCGCTGAGCCCGGCGGGGTGTCGCCGAGTGGCCGTCGCCGCCCATGACGGGCTGGCGCGCACCATCTCGCCGTGTCACACCCCACTGGACGGCGATACGGTGTTCGCGCTCGCGACCGGTGCGATAACCGTCGAACCCGACGAGAAGACACCGGTGGCGATGTCGCCGGAGACGGCGCTGGTCACCCGGGTCGGGGCGGCCGCGGCGGACTGTCTGGCCCACGCCGTGATGGTCGGACTGCTGGCCGCCGAGTCGGTGGCCGGAATACCGACCTACCGTGACATGTTGCCGGGAGCGTTCGAATGA
- a CDS encoding DUF2017 domain-containing protein, which produces MRKWKRVETAGGLRFRSALEAHEAALLSSLSASMLGMLDERGSSGPTDELEMITGMKTGNPQPPEDATMKRLLPDFFRPQTEHPAGSGTAESLNSALRGLHEPAIIDAKRQAAQRLLDTVPDGGGKFELTEDDAEAWASAVNDIRLALGTMLDIGSQGPDQLPAEHPMAGHLDVYQWLTVLQEYLVLGLMGR; this is translated from the coding sequence GTGCGCAAATGGAAACGGGTCGAGACCGCCGGAGGTCTGCGGTTCCGCTCGGCACTCGAGGCTCACGAGGCCGCGCTGCTGTCCAGCCTGAGCGCCTCGATGCTCGGGATGCTCGACGAGCGCGGATCATCCGGGCCCACAGACGAACTCGAGATGATCACCGGCATGAAGACCGGCAACCCGCAGCCCCCCGAGGACGCCACGATGAAGCGTCTGCTCCCGGATTTCTTCCGGCCGCAGACTGAGCATCCGGCGGGTTCGGGTACCGCGGAGAGCCTCAACAGTGCGCTGCGCGGCCTGCACGAGCCGGCCATCATCGACGCCAAACGTCAAGCGGCCCAACGGCTGTTGGACACCGTTCCGGACGGCGGCGGCAAGTTCGAGCTCACCGAGGACGACGCCGAGGCCTGGGCCTCGGCGGTCAACGACATCCGGCTGGCGCTGGGCACGATGCTGGACATCGGGTCGCAGGGGCCCGACCAGCTGCCCGCCGAGCATCCGATGGCCGGGCACCTCGACGTCTACCAGTGGCTGACCGTCCTGCAGGAATACCTCGTGCTCGGGCTCATGGGGAGATGA
- a CDS encoding rhomboid family intramembrane serine protease — protein MTNLPSTAPKKRPAWLVGGLTIVSFVVLLWVIEIVDTAMGHRLDQDGIRPLQTDGLWGILWAPLLHGGWPHLIANTVPALVLGFLMTLAGMGRFIAATAIIWILGGFGTWVIGNIGLHCPYVTVQCTSTHIGASGLIFGWLAFLIVFGFFTRNVWEIVIGVVVLFVYGGVLFGVLPGNAGVSWQGHLSGAIAGLIAAYLLSGPERKAREARKRPNQLTS, from the coding sequence ATGACCAACCTCCCTTCGACCGCACCGAAAAAACGACCCGCGTGGCTGGTCGGCGGCCTGACGATCGTCAGCTTCGTCGTACTGCTGTGGGTCATCGAAATCGTCGACACCGCCATGGGCCACCGGCTCGATCAGGACGGCATCCGGCCACTGCAGACCGATGGACTGTGGGGCATCCTGTGGGCGCCCCTGCTGCACGGCGGTTGGCCGCACCTGATCGCCAACACCGTGCCCGCGCTGGTGCTCGGTTTTCTGATGACGCTGGCCGGGATGGGACGGTTCATCGCCGCCACCGCGATCATCTGGATTCTCGGCGGCTTCGGCACCTGGGTGATCGGCAACATCGGTCTGCACTGCCCGTACGTGACGGTGCAGTGCACGAGCACTCACATCGGCGCATCCGGCCTGATCTTCGGCTGGCTGGCGTTCCTGATCGTGTTCGGCTTCTTCACCCGCAACGTGTGGGAGATCGTCATCGGCGTCGTCGTGCTGTTCGTCTACGGCGGCGTGCTGTTCGGGGTGCTGCCGGGCAATGCGGGGGTCTCCTGGCAGGGCCACCTGAGCGGCGCCATCGCCGGTTTGATCGCGGCGTACCTGCTGTCCGGCCCGGAACGCAAGGCGCGGGAAGCGCGCAAGCGCCCCAACCAGCTCACCTCATGA